From the genome of Colius striatus isolate bColStr4 chromosome 15, bColStr4.1.hap1, whole genome shotgun sequence, one region includes:
- the MUSTN1 gene encoding musculoskeletal embryonic nuclear protein 1 gives MSQPAPVKKKRPPVKEEDLKGARGNLSKNQAIKSKTYQVMKECEQMGCAAPSVFSRDRTGGETVFEKPKGEPAKSVFG, from the exons ATGTCACAG CCAGCCCCAGTGAAAAAGAAGCGTCCTCCAGTGAAGGAAGAAGACCTCAAAGGAGCCAGAGGAAACCTTTCCAAAAACCAGGCAATTAAATCCAAAACCTACCAAGTGATGAAGGAGTGTG aaCAAATGGGTTGTGcagcaccctctgtgttcagccgGGATCGGACAGGGGGTGAAACAGTCTTTGAGAAGCCGAAAGGAGAGCCGGCCAAGAGCG